TCGACGTGATGTCGTTGGTCGTCGAATAGAACAGGTTGTGTAGGGATTCGCTGTCCCACAGTAACTGCACGTCGTCACGACCGGAGTCGTTCTTGTGCGGAATATACATGTGGAGGTTCGCGACGACGTCGCGAGCTGCGATGGACGACAACAGACCGTAGTTGAACGGCCCCATTGCGTACTGGGTGCCGCCCGCGTACGAGATGTCCGAGATCGGCGCTAACGGCGCTCCGACCCAGTTGTCGTACGACGATCCGTTTTCGTTGTCGAGATAACGGAAGTCTTGGTTATATCCCGCCACGCCGACATAGTACGAGAACAGACGATCCGGGGTGGATCCTCCGACTTCAACTTCGGCGCGGTGATAGAAGGTCGGCGTTCCAACACCGAGCTGCGCGTCGGCGTAGCCCGGATAGGTGCCGGTCTTGATGACCTGGTTAATGAAGCCGGCCAAACCTTGGCTCTCCGAGTTAGCCGGGCTAGAACCAGCGTAGACTTGGACTTCCGCGTTGCCCAGCGACGATGCCGAGCCGGACGGATAGTTGTCGAACGAGCGGTTGATCGGCACGCCGTCAAACTCGTAACCGACTTGGTCGAAGTCGCCGCCGCGAATCGTGATCGTCTGATAGTAGCCGGTTTGGTTCATCGGCACGTATGCGCCGGGAACGCTGGCCACTGCCGAATATGCGGAGTTCAGCGAGCCGCCGCCACCCAAGGTCGCGCTAGCGTGCTGCATGGTCGAGTTGACCGAATACACATCCGAAGTCGTGCCCGACTTCACCAGCGACCCGGCCGCTGTCGCCGCAACGTGAGCGATGGTGCGTAACGATGGCGAGAAGCGAAGCGTTAGGGTTTGGGTGGTGTCCGCAAAAACGGACTGACCTGGGACGCTAAGGTCCTGGTATCCCGTCTTGGTGACCGACACCGTATACGTGTCAGGGGGTAGGGTAAGGAATGCGAAGTGGCCGCTCGCGTCGGTCGTTCCGGTCGAAACGTTCGACGGGCTGCTAATTTGGACTTTGGCTCCCGCAATGGGAGCGCCGGATCCGGCATCGAGGACCGTTCCGCTCAAACCACCCGTCGTGCCGGCCAGTGCCCATGTTTCCTGTCCGGCAAAAGCGACGAGTAGAACGAGAACGGTTACGACGTGCCGGAGTGGTCTCCGGATCATAGTACCTCCTCAAATAGCGATGCTGCCCGGGCGCACCAATGGTGCGACCTAAGCAACTAGCCTCCAATTCGTGGCGCCCGGCGCCTGTCCTTGAGAGCTTTCTGAGAATTAGGAGAGGAGGCGGGCGATTGGCGGCGGGATCGCGCCCCAGTCGGCGCCGCTCGGCACCGGAACGCCGGCATCGCTCACATCGGCCACGGCGGATATACCGTCGCTCAGCGCTGCGACGAGGTAGCCGCCCTCCAGGACGTAGGCTACCCTTGATGCGCAGCACTCTGCGGCGGCGCGGCATATCGCCCCGGCGATCCCTCGGGTCGCCGAAACGTCCACCCCCAAGTCACCCACCGGATCGCCGGCGACGAAATCGAACCCCGCGCTGACCACGATGAGATCGGGACGAACGCGAGCTGCCGCGCCGGCCACGAGCCGCTCCCAGATCGCGACGAAGGCTTCGGTCGAGACCCCGGATGCCGGGAGCGGAACGTTGAGGATCTCGCCGGCTCCGCGTCGTCCGCCGCGCCCGCCGGTTCCCGGGTATGCTGGCCACGCGTGGGTGGAGACGTACGAAAGACCGTCGCCTGCGACGGCCTGCGTTCCGTTGCCGTGGTGGTAATCGAAATCGAGGACGAGCACCCGGCCGCCGTGTTCGGCCAGAAAATGCCGTGCGGCGACCGCCGCATTGTTGAACACGCAAAAACCCATCCCGGCGTCGGGTTCGGCATGATGCCCGGGCGGACGGACTAACGCGAATACCGCCCTGTCGCCCCGCACGGCGGCATCGACGGCGACGATCGCCGCGCCGGCAGCACGATAAGCGGCTTCCCGGGTGCCCGGTCCGACGACCACGTCGCCGGTGGATAGGTAGCGCGCGACCGCGAGCCGGTCGGTTTCGCGATGCACGAGATCCAGATAGGCCGGCGTGTGCACACGCAACAGCTGCTCGGCCGTCGCGTCGACGGCCGAGAGTTCTTGGGAGATGGCTCCGGCGGCACGTAGTCGAGCCGCTACCACCTCAACCCGTTCGGGTGCCTCGCAATGCGGTACCCCGCGCAGATGCTCCCCGAAGATCGGGTCGGTTACGAATATCAGTGCCCGTGTTTCGACGTTGACGCAGCGTGGCAGGTTGCAGTCGACGACTTCTGCACGTTGGTGTAGTCCTTCGTGCCTTTGCGCATCATCGGAAGCAGTCGCTTGTAGGCAGCCACGGCCTTGCTGCACTGAGCGGCGCCTTGATACGACTTGGCCGCAATGTACAACAGCGTGGGATTCTGATCGAGAAACCCATGTGCGTTGTGATCGAGAACGTCGAAGATCTTCGCCGCTTCTTTGTAGTTGCGCAGCTCATAGTCAGCTCCGGCGACGCATCCCAACGTTTCAGGCGAGCGTTGCAGCTCGAAGCTACGGCTGCACGAATCGCGCGCGCCGGAATAATTGTGCGTTTGCGAATACGCTTGTCCTAGCAATGCAAAGCCTTGGGCGTCGGGCGACACCTGCGTGTATTTTTTGAAATAACCGACGCTATCGTTAGCGTGGCCGGATTGCATCGAGACCTCGCCCAGCGTGAGCAACGCCGGTCCGTTATTCGGATCGATTTGCAATGCTTGCTGCAATTTGGCGGTGGCCTTGTCAAGCTGGTGCTGCGACGCGTAATACGTGCCGTATGCGACGTATCCCGAAGCGATCTTGGGATACTGCGTTATCACCTGCACCAGGATCGCTTCACCTTGCGGGTATTTCTTCTCGGTGATGAAGTAGCTGGCTTTGCGCTCCATGATCAGCGCCTTATCGTCGTCGCTCGGCGCCGCGACCACCGCGTCGTCGTAGGCTGCGGAGGCTTGCGCGTCATCGTGCTGCTTCGCGTACAGATCGGCCTTATACACCAGTGCCTGAACGCTCTTCGGGTCGATCGTCAATGCCCGGTTGATCGTTTGAATCGCCATCGGGATATTGTTCTGCTGCGCGTATGTCGTCGCGATCTGATAGATCGGCGAGACATCTTTCGGGTTGAGCAGATACGCCTGTTCGAACGAGGCGCGAGCGTCGTCGAACTTCTGCTCGGCCGCATAGACGCTACCGAGCGTCATCAACGCCTCGGGCTCGGTTTTGTTGAACGTCGCGCCGCGTTTTGCGATGCGCTCGGCGTCCGCCGGGCGATTCTGCTTGAGATATACCTCGGCGAGCTGCGCGAGCACGCCTAGGTTGGTGGGGTCGAGATTCGACGCTTGCTCCAAATCATAGGTTCCGACTTGGTCGTTACCGAGTTGCTCCATCGCGACGCCGTCGAAATAATACACCTGCGCCGTTTTATCGCCGATCTGAATGAGATGATGCGTCAACTGCGCAGAGAGGTCGGGACGATTGATCTGCAAGAATTCGGCGGCGAGCTGTGCCATCGTTTGCTGATCGTTCGGATTCGCTTTCAACTTGGCTTCGAGCCGCGGAATCGCGACGTTCGGCGGTTCCGGGCTAGCCGTCGGCAACGCCGACGGTATGGGTGAAGGCGTCGGCGACGATTTGCTGCCGCCGAACAGTCCGGCCTGTGCGGCGGGCGTCGTCGCGGCGAACGCTCCAACCGTGCCGGCAACGACGATAAGCGAGAGGATAAGTCGTTTCATGATTCCTTACGTTCGCCTACGACGACGCGTTGGCGGATTCGAGCAATTTCGTTAATTCCGGAACGATTGCGAAGGCGTCCCCCACGACGAGCAGGTCGGAGAATTCGCCGATGGCGGCCGAACCATCTTTATTAATGGCGACGATCGTGCCGGCCGAGCGCATGCCAACCTTGTGCTGGATCGCCCCCGAGATGCCGATGCCGATATATAGGTTCGGCGTGACGGTCTTGCCGGTCTGGCCGATCTGCAGGCTGTAAGGCACCCATCCGGCATCGGCGGCAGCTCGCGAAGCGCCGACGGCGCCGCCGAGCGCGCGCGCCAACGGCTTGAGCATGGTATCAAACGGCTCGGGTCCGCCGAGACCGCGACCGCCTGCCACGACGACCGGTGCCTCCTCGAGCGCCAGTTCGCCGGCGCCCTCTTCTACGTCTCGCTCTATCTTGGCAACGTACTGCTTGCCGGCGGGCTTCTCGATCGCCTCGACCTGCGCGCCGGCTCCGGCGGTTTGCGCCTCGAACGCGTTCGGGCGGACGGTAGCAATCCCGTAGTCGGCCGGCAGGATGGTGCAGGTCGTCACGAGCGCGCCGCCCATCTTCGGAGCGGTGCAGGCGACGGCGCCGTTATCGACACGGAACTCGGTCACGTCGGCCGCGAGACCGGCCTTGAGACGAGCGCTGAGACGGCCGGCCACGTCGCGGCCCGACAACGTGTTGGGAACCAGCAGCAACGCCGGTCCGGTAGAACCAGCGACGGCGGCGACGTAGTCGACGACCGGGTCGAGCAAAAACGCGTCGACGTCGGAGTCTTCGCTGACGTGCACGATGTCGATCGGATAGGCTGCAAGTTGTCCCGCGAGGCGCTGCGCGCCGCTACCGAGGATGACCGCGTGCGCTTTGCCGCCCAGCGCGTCGGCCAATGCTCGAGCTTGCGTAGCCATTTCGAAGGTGACCTTGCGGGTCTGTCCACCGCGGTGCTCGACGTAAACGATGACGTCTTTCATCTTAGGCCAGCCTCTTCTCGCGTAAAAATTCGAAAATCGCGGCCGCTCCGGCAGCTCCGTCGGCAGCTTCCACAACGCGACCCCGTCCACGGGCTGGCGGCGGAGCGAAGCTCTCGATGGTCACTTTCGACCCAGCGGCACCGACCGGCGCTTCCAGCTCGAGGTCGGCGGTCGACAAAGCGGCGATCGTCTTTTTCTTGGCTCCCATGATGCCCTTGAGCGATGCGTACCGCGGCTCTCCAAACGTCAGGGCGGTCGTGAGCAGCGCGGGTAACGCGACGTCGACCGTTTGGTAACCGGTGTCCGTCTCGCGCTCCACGCTCAAACGATTGTCAGCAATTTCCGCCTTGCGTGCATTAGTAACGCATGGCACTTGCAGATGCTCGGCGAGAGAACCCGGAACGGCGCCGGTGCTTCCGTCGTCCGTCAGTCCGCCGACGATCAAGAGGTCGAATCCAATTTTCGACAGCGCACGGGACATCGCGAGCGACGTCGTCCAAACGTCGCTGCCCGCCAATGCGGGGTCGCTAAGAAAGACGGCCTCGTCGGCGCCCATCGCGAGCGCTTTACGCAACGTCTCTTTTAGCGCTTCAGGCCCCATGCTAAACACCGTCACGGTCGACCCGGGCGCGCGTTCGCGTAATTGCAGCGCGGCCTCGAGCGCGTACTCGTCGTACGGATTGAGCACCGTTTCGACGCCGGTCCGCACGAGGTGCTTCGTTTGCGGATCGAGGCGCTTCTCGGCGTTTGGGTCTGGAACAAGTTTGACCGTTACCACGATCTTCACGTGGATTATAGACCTCCTGGCAAAGGGCGTGGAGAACCTGGCGCTATTGGTTTTTCCTGCTAGCCGGACCTGCCGGAGGCCGGAGGTGCGCCAGGCATCGCTAAGAACCGGGCTCCCATGCATCGTTGGATTCGTCTTTTCGCGGCAGTCGCCGCGGTTGTAGCGGTTGCGGCGGCAAGGAACCAAGCGCAGGCCGCGCCGACCGTTACTTTGGTTCTCGACGCGTCCTCGGCGGCGCGCGGAATTATGTACGTTCACGAAACCGTTCCGGTAACTCCGGGCCGGTGTACGCTGGTCTATCCAAAATGGATTCCCGGAGAGCATGGGCCGACCGGACCGCTCAACGATCTGGCCGCCATACGTATTTCGGCCGGCGGCAACGCGCTCGACTGGCGTCGCGACGACGTCGACATGTACGCGTTTCACGTGACGGTGCCACCAGGCGTGCAGACGTTAGACGTGAGCTTCGATGTTTTGATGAACGCGCCACACGACGTGATGTCGACGCTCTCGTTGGCGATCGTCAACTGGAATCGCGCATTACTGTATCAAGACGGCGTAAATTCGCACGATTATCAAATCAAACCGTCGATTTTGTTGCCCGCCGGCTGGCAGTACGCGACGGCGCTTCGCGATCCAGTGCAAACCGGAAATCGCGTCGATTTCGCCGTCACGCCGCTGGAGATGCTCGTCGATTCACCGCTGGATCTCGGACGGTTCGTGAAAAAATGGAATCTATGGCAAGATGGAACAGCGTTCGTCCAGCTCGACGCGTTCGCGGATCAGCCGCAGGATCTCGATATCCCCTCCGATCTGCTCGCGGCGTATAAGCGCGTGCCGGCCGAAGCGTTCGCAATGTACGGATCGCGGCATTTTTACGACTATCACGCGTTACTGACGCTGAGCGACTCGGTCGACCCGCAAGGCATCGAACATCATCAGTCGAGTGACGATCGCGCCGACACCGGTTTTCTTACCGATCCGGACGAGTCGCTGGCCGACGGTGACTTAATTACGCACGAGTTTTCGCACTCGTGGAACGGCAAATACCGGCGCCCCGCGGATTTAACGACGCCGAACTTTCAAGTGCCGATGCGCACGGATCTGCTCTGGGTGTATGAGGGCATGAATCAGTATCTCGGCGACTTGCTATCGTTTAGAGCGGGCATCCGCGAACCAAAGAAATATCCGGAGTATCTGGCGACGGAGTATGCCGACGAGGATCTGGAGTCGGGGCGTTCGACCACGCCGCTCATCGATCTCACGACGAGCGCACCCTATTTGTATCAGGCGCTAGGTTCGTACGACTCGATCCGTCGCAACTCGGGCGATTTTTATACCGAAGGCGAACTGCTGTGGCTCGACGTCGACACGATTATTCGCGCGCGGTCGCACGGCGCGCGTTCGCTCGACACGTTCCTGCATCGTTTCACGGCGCCGCCGCTGACCGGACCGATCGTCGACACCTACACCCGCGAGCAAGTCGAGCGTTTGTTGGGTGAAGTCGAACCGTACGATTGGCAAGCCTTCTTTGAAAAGTACGTGTATCACCCGACCGAACATCCGCCGACCGACGAACTCGAGCGCTCGGGTTGGAAAATCGTCTACACATCCGCGCCGAACGAATTTCTCGAAGCGAACGGCGACGGCGGAGTCAACGGTTGGTATTCGTTTGGAGCGTCGATCTCTGCAAAGGGAACGGTTCGCGACGTTCGCACCAACTCGCCGGCGTGGGCGGCCGGCCTGGCGCCCGGCATGGTGATTCAAGCCGTCGCGGGACAAGCGTTTTCAGGTGGCGCATTCCGGTACGCGCTTCGGGCTACCAAGGGTGGAAGCGGATCGATTCCGTTAATCGTTTCGCAGAGTGGCTGGTTCCAGACGCTCAACCTCGACTACCATGGTGGCATACTCTATCCCCATCTCGAGCGAATCGACGGCACGCCGGATATGCTCGGTGAACTCGCCGCGCCGCATGCGAAATAACGCTCGCAACACACCTCGCATCGCAGGCGGCTTGATCGCCGCCTGCCTATTTGCGTTTTTTAGCTGCTCCCCGGCGTGTGCCGCGTCGAAAACGCTCGTAACGTTCTTTTCCCCATGGACGTCTGCCGGCACCCTTCGGTTGGATTTTCACGTGGTCGAAACGGTAACCGGAAATTGCTGGACGGACTCGCTTTCGACGAGCCGAGGCGATGCCTATCGATGCATGGCGCACGACTCGATTTACGATCCATGCTTCGCGCCGACCGGGCATCCGCACGCCGTCGCGTGTTCGAACGACCCGTTCGCGAAACGCGTCGTTCTATTCAAACTCACGAAGCCATTGCCGTCGGCTCCGACGCCGATGACGCAATTTTTGCAGCCGCACAATCAGCCTTGGGGCTTGCGCTTGACGAACGGCGAGAAGTGCTTCTTCGAGACCGGCGCGACCGACGCGGTGCATGACGAACGCCTAAATTATCAATGCAAAGACCCTCGGTGGATCATCGGCCAGCCAGATAATTCGACCCCCTTTTGGACCGCCCAGAGCGTCAACTGGCCGAACAAGCGCATCACGCACGTCTCGATTGCACAAGTCGTCTTTTAGTGGCTAAAGCGAGATTCGGCGCACAAATTCAAGAGCTCGGCGAGCCGGCGTTTAAGCTCGAGAACTTTTCGCTTTGGATTCGCGGTTGGGAAACCGACT
The nucleotide sequence above comes from Candidatus Tumulicola sp.. Encoded proteins:
- a CDS encoding histone deacetylase — protein: MPRCVNVETRALIFVTDPIFGEHLRGVPHCEAPERVEVVAARLRAAGAISQELSAVDATAEQLLRVHTPAYLDLVHRETDRLAVARYLSTGDVVVGPGTREAAYRAAGAAIVAVDAAVRGDRAVFALVRPPGHHAEPDAGMGFCVFNNAAVAARHFLAEHGGRVLVLDFDYHHGNGTQAVAGDGLSYVSTHAWPAYPGTGGRGGRRGAGEILNVPLPASGVSTEAFVAIWERLVAGAAARVRPDLIVVSAGFDFVAGDPVGDLGVDVSATRGIAGAICRAAAECCASRVAYVLEGGYLVAALSDGISAVADVSDAGVPVPSGADWGAIPPPIARLLS
- a CDS encoding tetratricopeptide repeat protein; this translates as MKRLILSLIVVAGTVGAFAATTPAAQAGLFGGSKSSPTPSPIPSALPTASPEPPNVAIPRLEAKLKANPNDQQTMAQLAAEFLQINRPDLSAQLTHHLIQIGDKTAQVYYFDGVAMEQLGNDQVGTYDLEQASNLDPTNLGVLAQLAEVYLKQNRPADAERIAKRGATFNKTEPEALMTLGSVYAAEQKFDDARASFEQAYLLNPKDVSPIYQIATTYAQQNNIPMAIQTINRALTIDPKSVQALVYKADLYAKQHDDAQASAAYDDAVVAAPSDDDKALIMERKASYFITEKKYPQGEAILVQVITQYPKIASGYVAYGTYYASQHQLDKATAKLQQALQIDPNNGPALLTLGEVSMQSGHANDSVGYFKKYTQVSPDAQGFALLGQAYSQTHNYSGARDSCSRSFELQRSPETLGCVAGADYELRNYKEAAKIFDVLDHNAHGFLDQNPTLLYIAAKSYQGAAQCSKAVAAYKRLLPMMRKGTKDYTNVQKSSTATCHAASTSKHGH
- a CDS encoding electron transfer flavoprotein subunit beta/FixA family protein, with the translated sequence MKIVVTVKLVPDPNAEKRLDPQTKHLVRTGVETVLNPYDEYALEAALQLRERAPGSTVTVFSMGPEALKETLRKALAMGADEAVFLSDPALAGSDVWTTSLAMSRALSKIGFDLLIVGGLTDDGSTGAVPGSLAEHLQVPCVTNARKAEIADNRLSVERETDTGYQTVDVALPALLTTALTFGEPRYASLKGIMGAKKKTIAALSTADLELEAPVGAAGSKVTIESFAPPPARGRGRVVEAADGAAGAAAIFEFLREKRLA
- a CDS encoding electron transfer flavoprotein subunit alpha/FixB family protein gives rise to the protein MKDVIVYVEHRGGQTRKVTFEMATQARALADALGGKAHAVILGSGAQRLAGQLAAYPIDIVHVSEDSDVDAFLLDPVVDYVAAVAGSTGPALLLVPNTLSGRDVAGRLSARLKAGLAADVTEFRVDNGAVACTAPKMGGALVTTCTILPADYGIATVRPNAFEAQTAGAGAQVEAIEKPAGKQYVAKIERDVEEGAGELALEEAPVVVAGGRGLGGPEPFDTMLKPLARALGGAVGASRAAADAGWVPYSLQIGQTGKTVTPNLYIGIGISGAIQHKVGMRSAGTIVAINKDGSAAIGEFSDLLVVGDAFAIVPELTKLLESANASS